A genomic stretch from Aedes albopictus strain Foshan chromosome 2, AalbF5, whole genome shotgun sequence includes:
- the LOC109414429 gene encoding DNA-directed RNA polymerases I, II, and III subunit RPABC1 → MDDDAETYKLWRIRKTVMQLSHDRGYLVTQDELDQTLEQFKEQFGDKPSEKRPARSDLIVLVAHNDDPTDQMFVFFPDEPKIGIKTIKTYCTRMQEENIHRAIVVVQAGMTPSAKQSLVDMAPKYILEQFLESELLINITEHELVPEHVVMTPEEKQELLARYKLKENMLMRIQAGDPVARYFGLKRGQVVKIIRPSETAGRYISYRLVC, encoded by the exons ATGGATGATGATGCGGAAACCTACAAACTTTGGAGAATTCGCAAAACAGTCATGCAACTGAGCCACGATAGAGGTTATCTCGTAACGCAAGACGAATTGGATCAAACTCTGGAGCAGTTCAAGGAACAGTTCGGCGATAAACCTAG TGAGAAGCGACCGGCTCGTTCGGATTTGATTGTTTTGGTGGCACATAATGACGAtccgacggaccagatgttcgtgtTTTTCCCGGACGAACCGAAGATTGGCATAAAAACCATCAAAACGTATTGCACCCGTATGCAGGAGGAAAACATTCACCGAGCGATCGTGGTCGTCCAAGCTGGTATGACTCCCTCGGCCAAGCAGTCGCTGGTGGACATGGCACCGAAGTATATTCTGGAGCAGTTCTTAGAATCGGAGCTGCTGATCAACATCACCGAACACGAATTGGTTCCGGAACATGTGGTAATGACACCGGAAGAGAAACAAGAACTGCTGGCTCGGTACAAGCTGAAGGAGAACATGCTGATGAGAATCCAGGCCGGTGACCCAGTGGCTCGTTACTTCGGTTTGAAACGCGGACAAGTGGTCAAGATTATTCGACCCTCGGAAACGGCCGGACGCTACATTTCCTATCGGTTAGTGTGCTAG